One region of Streptomyces subrutilus genomic DNA includes:
- a CDS encoding hemerythrin domain-containing protein: MPLPISQQSVDELGGEASVLARQRRDHAELDRLMHLYESPDLPPTGRQEVLRDIFQLTFSHAFAEETVLWPALRRLAADGEELTSRVEAEHQQINDLAREIQSTDPRDPRHDQLVTAAFALIREDIRDEEDVLLPRLQEALEHDAGRLRRLGSTWETVRRTAPTRPHPAVSRRPPANALAGVPLSAVDRLRDLSSGWRFRGRWATAALAAGALAACVGGAAVLRRRR, translated from the coding sequence ATGCCCCTGCCCATCTCGCAGCAGAGTGTCGACGAGCTCGGTGGGGAGGCCAGTGTCCTGGCCCGCCAGCGCCGCGACCACGCGGAACTCGACCGGCTGATGCATCTGTACGAGTCGCCGGACCTGCCGCCGACAGGGCGGCAGGAAGTCCTCAGGGACATCTTCCAGCTGACCTTCAGCCACGCCTTCGCGGAGGAGACCGTCCTGTGGCCCGCACTGCGGCGGCTGGCCGCCGACGGCGAGGAACTCACCTCTCGCGTCGAGGCGGAACACCAGCAGATCAACGACCTGGCAAGGGAGATCCAGTCCACCGACCCGCGAGATCCCCGGCACGATCAGCTCGTCACCGCCGCCTTCGCTCTGATCCGCGAGGACATCCGGGACGAGGAGGACGTGCTGCTTCCGCGGCTGCAGGAGGCGCTGGAGCACGACGCCGGCCGGCTGCGGCGACTCGGCTCGACCTGGGAGACCGTACGGCGTACCGCCCCCACCCGGCCTCACCCCGCCGTGTCCCGCCGGCCCCCTGCCAATGCCCTGGCCGGAGTGCCGCTGAGCGCCGTCGACCGGCTCCGCGACCTGTCCTCCGGCTGGCGCTTCCGCGGCCGGTGGGCCACGGCAGCGCTGGCGGCAGGCGCATTGGCCGCCTGCGTGGGCGGCGCCGCCGTACTGCGCCGCAGGCGCTGA
- a CDS encoding MEDS domain-containing protein: protein MRATRELATFDEVELGDHVCWHMGAAATALPEGARAYLADGALYGDKVVVVDTIGSTSGAPPFNDGLLPSAAVVLDCSQPTDTGSVLAAVRREARNAAREGFRAVRVLTERVPRTSLAAAEELLAQELGLDEFAAESGAMVVCAFRPLQWDPSTLENVVSVHPQAMGTRAAHPSFRMYCTGTDMWSVDGVIDSQCALAFNTAVRTAIRNTATVTLRFDRLEMIDAAGMQALVEAARRLPGRRIVVEGANETVRLCWQLAGYTGADLPVVMAA, encoded by the coding sequence GTGAGAGCGACGCGGGAGTTGGCGACGTTCGACGAGGTCGAGCTCGGCGATCACGTCTGCTGGCACATGGGCGCGGCCGCCACGGCTCTGCCCGAGGGAGCCCGGGCCTACCTCGCCGATGGTGCCCTGTACGGGGACAAGGTCGTGGTCGTGGACACGATCGGCTCGACATCCGGTGCGCCGCCCTTCAACGACGGACTACTGCCCTCGGCCGCGGTGGTCCTCGACTGCTCCCAGCCGACGGACACCGGCAGTGTCCTGGCTGCGGTGCGCCGCGAGGCGCGCAACGCGGCGCGCGAGGGCTTTAGGGCGGTACGCGTCCTCACCGAGCGGGTACCCCGCACATCGCTCGCGGCGGCCGAGGAGCTGCTGGCCCAGGAGCTGGGGCTGGACGAGTTCGCGGCTGAGAGCGGCGCCATGGTGGTGTGTGCGTTCAGGCCGCTCCAGTGGGACCCGTCTACGCTGGAGAACGTGGTGAGTGTGCATCCGCAGGCGATGGGCACACGTGCAGCACACCCGTCCTTCCGGATGTACTGCACGGGTACCGACATGTGGAGTGTGGACGGGGTGATCGACTCTCAGTGCGCCCTCGCGTTCAACACCGCCGTTCGGACGGCGATACGCAATACGGCGACGGTGACACTGCGGTTCGACCGGCTTGAGATGATCGACGCCGCGGGCATGCAAGCGCTGGTCGAAGCGGCCCGCCGCCTGCCCGGCCGCCGTATCGTCGTGGAGGGCGCCAACGAGACCGTGCGCCTGTGCTGGCAATTGGCCGGTTATACGGGTGCCGACCTGCCGGTGGTGATGGCTGCATGA
- a CDS encoding STAS domain-containing protein — protein sequence MTSDPQPHLVLRETRDGLAIAAVVGALDIYTAPLLCEQATTLLTTHPHLVLDMSHVTFCDSSGLNTLLRLRRHAAAADGSLALAAVPAQPMRLLTVTGTDAVFTLYAGAAEALADHAAHHQPAP from the coding sequence GTGACCAGTGACCCGCAACCACACCTGGTCCTGCGCGAGACCCGCGACGGCCTGGCCATCGCCGCCGTCGTCGGCGCGCTGGACATTTACACCGCCCCGTTGCTGTGCGAGCAGGCCACCACCCTCCTCACCACGCACCCTCACCTGGTCCTGGACATGTCGCATGTCACCTTCTGCGACTCCTCCGGCCTCAACACCCTGCTCCGCCTGCGCCGCCACGCCGCGGCCGCCGACGGCAGCCTCGCCCTGGCGGCCGTCCCCGCTCAGCCCATGCGGCTCCTGACCGTCACCGGCACGGACGCCGTCTTCACCCTCTACGCCGGCGCCGCCGAGGCACTGGCCGATCACGCAGCCCACCACCAGCCCGCCCCCTGA
- a CDS encoding oleate hydratase — MASVWKRGQRVPRLIEKITRRDPFSGKVVTGGVVTVRDSSWLLRWTVNRQPHFKQQPADQIVVWLYGLFTERPGDYVKKPMQDCTGEEITQEWLYHLGVPLDEIGELAATGARCVPVMMPYVTSFFLPRRAGDRPAVVPEKAVNFAFIGQFAETTRDTIFTTEYSVRTGMEAAYQLLGIERGVPEVFGSTYDVRTLLDAAHRLRDGEPLGVPGPEAVRKHLLAKLDSTEIGRLLTESGLLPATR, encoded by the coding sequence GTGGCGTCTGTCTGGAAAAGAGGTCAGCGTGTCCCCCGGCTGATCGAGAAGATCACCCGGCGCGACCCGTTCAGCGGAAAGGTCGTCACCGGCGGCGTCGTGACGGTACGGGACTCCAGCTGGCTCCTGCGCTGGACCGTCAACCGGCAGCCGCACTTCAAACAGCAACCCGCGGACCAGATCGTCGTCTGGCTGTACGGACTGTTCACCGAGCGCCCCGGCGACTACGTCAAGAAGCCCATGCAGGACTGCACCGGGGAGGAGATCACCCAGGAGTGGCTCTACCACCTCGGCGTGCCCCTGGACGAGATCGGCGAACTGGCGGCGACCGGCGCCCGCTGCGTTCCGGTGATGATGCCGTACGTCACCTCGTTCTTCCTGCCCCGCCGAGCCGGCGACCGCCCCGCCGTGGTCCCCGAGAAGGCCGTGAACTTCGCGTTCATCGGACAGTTCGCCGAGACCACCCGGGACACGATCTTCACCACCGAGTACTCGGTCCGCACCGGCATGGAAGCCGCCTACCAGCTGCTCGGCATCGAACGCGGTGTACCGGAGGTCTTCGGCTCCACCTACGACGTACGCACCCTGCTCGACGCCGCCCACCGGCTGCGGGACGGGGAGCCGCTCGGCGTGCCCGGACCCGAGGCCGTACGCAAGCACCTGCTGGCCAAGCTGGACTCCACCGAGATCGGCCGGCTGCTCACGGAGTCCGGACTCCTTCCCGCCACCCGGTAA
- a CDS encoding HAMP domain-containing protein encodes MVKPTDVVTSAQASGAVGEQQLRQLLAGLTSVRDGDFGTRLPDEAEGLLGEIATVFNGMVDQLSLFTSEVTRVAREVGTEGTLGGQAVVPGVSGTWADLTDSVNAMAGNLTTQVRDIAQVATAVARGDLSQKIDVAARGEILELKDTVNTMVDQLSSFADEVTRVAREVGSEGRLGGQAEVPGVAGVWRDLTDSVNFMAGNLTDQVRNIAQVTTAVAKGDLSQKIAVDARGEILELKNTINTMVDQLSAFADEVTRMAREVGTDGRLGGQADVKGVSGTWRDLTDSVNFMAGNLTAQVRSIAEVATAVAQGDLSQKIRVDARGEILELKTTINTMVDQLSAFADEVTRVAREVGTDGRLGGQADVKGVSGTWRDLTDSVNFMADNLTAQVRSIAEVTTAVAQGDLTQKIRVDARGEILELKETINTMVDQLSAFADEVTRVAREVGTEGNLGGQATVRGVSGTWKDLTDNVNVMASNLTGQVRSIAQVATAVARGDLSQKIVVEAKGEVAALAGVINTMVDTLSAFADEVTRVAREVGTEGRLGGQAQVPNVAGTWKDLTDNVNSMANNLTGQVRNIALVTTAVANGDLSKKIDVDARGEILELKTTINTMVDQLSAFAAEVTRVAREVGSEGRLGGQAEVEGVSGTWKRLTENVNELAGNLTRQVRAIAEVASAVAEGDLTRSITVDASGEVAELKDNINSMVGSLRETTRANQEQDWLKSNLAQISGLMQGHRDLEVVAELVMDELVPLVEASYGAFYLAEEADGETWLALIGSFGRPIDSPAAQRVRNGETLVGQAVRSRRILSTDNVPAGYLISSGLGAAAPANLIVLPIIVEDQVLGVIELASFQPFTPVHRDFLSRLMETVGVNVSTIVANARTDELLGESQRLTGELQARSEQLQVQQDELQRSNAELEEKAALLATQNRDIETKNLEIEQARQELEDRAQQLSLASKYKSEFLANMSHELRTPLNSLLILAQLLAQNPGRNLTPKQVEYAGIIHSAGSDLLQLINDILDLSKVEAGKMDVNLERVSLKKLLDYVEASFRPLTTQKGLDFDITTSPGVPVDLLTDDARLQQILRNLLSNAVKFTERGRVQVRIEPANAAELPEELARSGSVVAFKVDDTGIGIAEEQLEVIFAAFQQADGTTSRKFGGTGLGLSITREIARLLGGIVTATSTPGVGSTFTLYLPVTGAGSSDHGAGAPALEGSTDGDEKSDGGSADPAADSHPRRLLVIEERANGLLSLVAESAASDVTAGRAASDLAEQVEVVTALTSGDAATMLAQSPFHCVVLELDAKGEALRFLRALSGDTALASLPVLAHANRRMAADVHEEVARLANGHHLEVLSSLDELRERIALHLSVERLRDVLPLVRPEGDQVADHPHVDASLADKSVLVVDDDPRNLYAISGILELHGIRVLHAENGRKGIETLTSTPGIDLILMDVMMPELDGYAATEEIRGMPEYAGLPIISVTAKAMPGDREKSIASGSSDYITKPVDANDLVALLRQWLLPKDAAGASRV; translated from the coding sequence ATGGTCAAGCCGACGGACGTCGTGACGAGCGCGCAGGCATCGGGGGCGGTGGGTGAGCAGCAGCTTCGCCAGCTGCTGGCCGGGCTGACGTCCGTGCGTGATGGTGATTTCGGCACCCGGTTGCCCGATGAGGCCGAGGGGCTGCTGGGAGAGATCGCGACCGTCTTCAACGGGATGGTCGATCAGCTCTCGCTGTTCACGTCGGAGGTGACCCGCGTCGCCCGCGAGGTCGGCACCGAGGGAACCCTGGGCGGCCAGGCCGTCGTCCCGGGAGTGTCCGGGACGTGGGCCGACCTGACGGACTCCGTCAACGCGATGGCGGGCAACCTCACCACCCAGGTCCGGGACATCGCACAGGTCGCCACCGCCGTCGCGCGCGGTGACCTCTCGCAGAAGATCGACGTTGCGGCCCGCGGGGAGATCCTCGAGCTGAAGGACACGGTCAACACCATGGTGGACCAGCTGTCCTCCTTCGCGGACGAGGTCACCCGCGTGGCCCGCGAGGTCGGCAGCGAAGGACGACTGGGAGGCCAGGCCGAAGTACCCGGCGTGGCCGGCGTCTGGCGGGACCTCACGGATTCCGTGAACTTCATGGCCGGAAACCTGACCGACCAGGTACGCAACATCGCCCAGGTGACCACGGCGGTGGCCAAGGGCGACCTGTCGCAGAAGATCGCTGTGGACGCCCGCGGCGAGATCCTGGAACTGAAGAACACCATCAACACGATGGTCGACCAGCTCTCCGCGTTCGCCGACGAGGTCACGCGCATGGCGCGGGAAGTGGGTACCGACGGCCGGCTCGGCGGTCAGGCGGACGTCAAGGGCGTCTCCGGCACCTGGCGCGACCTGACCGACTCGGTGAACTTCATGGCCGGGAACCTGACCGCGCAGGTGCGGTCGATCGCCGAGGTCGCGACCGCGGTGGCCCAGGGCGACCTCTCGCAGAAGATCCGTGTCGACGCCCGGGGCGAGATCCTCGAGCTGAAGACGACCATCAACACGATGGTCGACCAGCTCTCCGCCTTCGCCGACGAGGTCACCCGCGTCGCCCGCGAGGTCGGCACCGACGGCCGGCTCGGCGGTCAGGCGGACGTCAAGGGCGTCTCCGGCACCTGGCGCGACCTGACCGACTCCGTGAACTTCATGGCCGACAACCTGACCGCGCAGGTGCGGTCGATCGCCGAGGTCACCACCGCCGTGGCCCAGGGCGACCTGACGCAGAAGATCCGGGTGGACGCCCGCGGGGAGATCCTGGAGCTGAAGGAGACCATCAACACGATGGTCGACCAGCTCTCCGCCTTCGCCGACGAGGTCACCCGTGTCGCGCGCGAGGTGGGCACCGAGGGCAACCTGGGCGGCCAGGCCACCGTGCGGGGGGTCTCGGGCACCTGGAAGGACCTCACCGACAACGTCAACGTGATGGCCTCCAACCTGACCGGCCAGGTCCGCTCCATCGCCCAGGTGGCCACCGCCGTGGCGCGCGGCGACCTCTCGCAGAAGATCGTGGTGGAGGCCAAGGGCGAAGTCGCCGCGCTGGCCGGGGTCATCAACACGATGGTCGACACGCTGTCCGCGTTCGCCGACGAGGTCACCCGCGTCGCCCGCGAGGTCGGCACCGAGGGCCGGCTCGGCGGCCAGGCACAGGTCCCCAACGTGGCCGGCACCTGGAAGGACCTCACCGACAACGTCAACTCCATGGCGAACAACCTCACCGGCCAGGTCCGCAACATCGCCCTCGTCACGACGGCCGTCGCCAACGGCGACCTGTCCAAGAAGATCGACGTGGACGCCCGCGGCGAGATCCTGGAGCTGAAGACCACCATCAACACGATGGTCGACCAGCTCTCCGCCTTCGCCGCCGAGGTCACCCGCGTCGCCCGCGAGGTCGGCAGCGAGGGCCGGCTCGGCGGCCAGGCCGAGGTCGAGGGCGTATCGGGCACCTGGAAGCGCCTGACCGAGAACGTCAACGAGCTGGCCGGCAACCTGACCCGCCAGGTCCGGGCCATCGCCGAGGTCGCCAGCGCCGTCGCCGAAGGCGACCTGACCCGCTCCATCACCGTCGACGCCTCGGGCGAGGTCGCCGAACTCAAGGACAACATCAACTCCATGGTCGGCTCGCTGCGCGAGACGACTCGGGCCAACCAGGAACAGGACTGGCTCAAGTCCAACCTGGCGCAGATCTCCGGCCTGATGCAGGGCCACCGGGACCTGGAGGTCGTCGCCGAACTCGTCATGGACGAGCTGGTCCCGCTGGTCGAAGCCAGCTACGGCGCCTTCTACCTCGCCGAGGAGGCAGACGGTGAGACCTGGCTCGCCCTGATCGGGTCGTTCGGCCGGCCCATCGACAGCCCGGCCGCGCAGCGCGTGCGCAACGGGGAGACCCTGGTGGGCCAGGCGGTCCGCAGCCGTCGCATCCTCAGCACCGACAACGTGCCGGCCGGGTACCTGATCTCCTCCGGGCTGGGCGCCGCTGCTCCCGCCAACCTCATCGTGCTGCCCATCATCGTCGAGGACCAGGTCCTCGGCGTCATCGAGCTCGCCTCTTTCCAGCCGTTCACGCCCGTGCACCGCGACTTCCTGAGCCGTCTGATGGAGACGGTGGGCGTCAACGTCAGCACCATCGTCGCCAACGCCCGCACCGACGAACTCCTCGGCGAGTCCCAGCGGCTCACCGGCGAGCTGCAGGCCCGCTCGGAACAGCTGCAGGTCCAGCAGGACGAGCTGCAGCGGTCCAACGCCGAGCTCGAGGAGAAGGCGGCCCTGCTCGCCACCCAGAACCGCGACATCGAGACGAAGAACCTGGAGATCGAGCAGGCGCGCCAAGAACTCGAGGACCGCGCGCAGCAGCTGTCCCTGGCGTCGAAGTACAAGTCGGAGTTCCTGGCCAACATGAGCCACGAGCTGCGCACGCCACTCAACAGCCTGCTCATCCTCGCCCAGCTCCTCGCTCAGAACCCGGGCCGCAACCTGACCCCGAAGCAGGTCGAGTACGCCGGCATCATCCACTCCGCCGGTTCTGACCTGCTCCAGCTCATCAACGACATCCTGGACCTGTCCAAGGTCGAAGCAGGGAAGATGGACGTCAACCTGGAGCGGGTGTCGCTCAAGAAGCTCCTCGACTACGTGGAGGCCTCCTTCCGCCCGCTGACGACCCAGAAGGGCCTCGATTTCGACATCACGACCTCGCCGGGCGTGCCCGTGGACCTGCTCACCGACGACGCCCGGCTCCAGCAGATCCTGCGCAACCTGCTGTCCAACGCGGTGAAGTTCACCGAGCGCGGCCGGGTGCAGGTACGGATCGAGCCGGCGAACGCCGCAGAGCTCCCCGAGGAGCTGGCGCGCTCCGGATCGGTCGTGGCGTTCAAGGTCGACGACACGGGCATCGGGATCGCCGAGGAGCAGCTGGAGGTGATCTTCGCCGCGTTCCAGCAGGCTGACGGCACGACCAGCCGCAAGTTCGGCGGGACGGGCCTGGGGCTCTCCATCACCCGCGAGATCGCCCGACTCCTCGGCGGCATCGTCACGGCGACCAGCACACCGGGCGTCGGATCGACGTTCACGCTGTACCTGCCGGTCACGGGCGCGGGCTCCTCCGACCACGGTGCCGGGGCGCCCGCCCTGGAGGGGAGCACCGACGGTGACGAGAAGTCGGACGGCGGCAGCGCGGATCCCGCGGCCGACAGCCATCCCCGACGGCTGCTGGTGATCGAGGAACGCGCCAACGGTCTTCTGAGTCTCGTCGCCGAAAGCGCCGCCTCGGACGTGACCGCCGGGCGGGCCGCTTCGGACCTGGCCGAGCAGGTGGAGGTCGTGACGGCGCTGACCTCCGGGGACGCGGCCACGATGCTCGCCCAGTCACCGTTCCACTGCGTGGTGCTCGAACTGGACGCCAAGGGCGAAGCACTGCGTTTCCTTCGCGCCCTCTCGGGAGACACGGCTCTGGCTTCTCTGCCGGTTCTCGCGCACGCCAATCGGCGCATGGCGGCGGACGTGCACGAGGAGGTCGCCCGGCTCGCCAATGGGCACCACCTGGAAGTACTCAGCAGCCTGGACGAACTCAGGGAACGGATCGCTCTGCACCTGTCGGTCGAGCGTCTGCGAGACGTCCTTCCGCTGGTCCGGCCCGAGGGCGACCAGGTCGCGGATCACCCCCACGTCGACGCGAGCCTCGCGGACAAGTCCGTTCTGGTCGTCGACGACGATCCGCGCAATCTCTACGCCATCAGCGGCATTCTCGAGTTGCACGGCATCCGGGTCCTGCACGCGGAGAACGGCCGCAAGGGCATCGAGACCCTGACGAGCACTCCCGGCATCGACCTGATCCTGATGGACGTCATGATGCCCGAACTCGACGGTTACGCGGCCACGGAAGAGATCAGGGGCATGCCCGAATACGCCGGGCTTCCCATCATCTCGGTCACGGCGAAGGCCATGCCCGGAGACCGGGAGAAGAGCATCGCCTCCGGATCGAGCGACTACATCACCAAGCCCGTCGACGCGAACGATCTCGTCGCCCTACTCCGTCAGTGGCTCCTGCCCAAGGACGCCGCAGGAGCCTCCCGTGTCTGA
- a CDS encoding ATP-binding protein, with product MSAVVLDQPLSRMDRPVAAARDATRAFLTRAARLRAPAKDASMDNVLLVVSELVANAIRHAVGPCALHLELLEGSIDVCVTDHSPQSPRPRTPGSDGTGGWGWFMIKRLATHIRIKPVPAGGKTICAELPW from the coding sequence GTGAGTGCAGTCGTTCTTGATCAGCCCCTGTCCCGCATGGACCGACCTGTGGCGGCAGCCCGTGACGCCACCCGCGCCTTCCTGACCCGGGCGGCCCGCCTGCGGGCCCCCGCCAAGGACGCGAGCATGGACAACGTGCTCCTGGTGGTGTCCGAGCTCGTCGCCAACGCGATCCGGCACGCCGTCGGCCCCTGCGCCCTGCACCTTGAACTGCTCGAGGGCTCGATCGACGTCTGTGTCACCGACCACAGCCCACAGTCTCCGCGACCGCGGACTCCCGGATCGGACGGGACCGGCGGGTGGGGGTGGTTCATGATCAAGCGGCTCGCCACCCACATTCGGATCAAGCCGGTCCCGGCAGGTGGCAAGACCATCTGCGCGGAGCTCCCCTGGTAG
- a CDS encoding SpoIIE family protein phosphatase, whose amino-acid sequence MSDPTARDSNGVEKPLGVLRASTRQERQGGPAASHTAQPGEVGRLAATVERLRQEALQAQEAADGRALIELAKGILVGRLGCGPGEASRQLTKLAEQANTPVLALAIDIINESSRDRVSEVAQEFLKAADGEPATAGETAPAVRLRAVESRMLAATDAQAVAAALLENALAALGANGVAIWSVGPDSSLTLAGQAGFTAEDADRWRYVPPEVSTCARLAVRSRDLTVVDCLADSGIPTIGRRQHPEGGRVMVPAGTGGRILGVLEMSWPGSLPPQSAPLLRQLEALAELCAHTLEEQGPSTALVAPDAAHHAGVAELTDLAEQLDDPVLVLTPSLDRTGQLADFRIHHANVRFADPAGRPSSMVTGTHFLEAYPMAAEDSGLFSMLERVYATGEPCQAPRTPLTAIVDEVPLTTVADVRISRHGSALLLIWKIEDETARLAALLQHAQRLGRVGGFEEHSTTGEISWNGQLFALFGMPPTASPVPLRELTSRVHPHDVNSVGRFLRTLLYNLRESSVDFRLHRADGIVRHIRMVAEPVLDNHGHLLSVRGACQDISSQHWTEVALAATRDQLADSEAESADRTKLALQLQQAIMPPAPAPLEVPGIRIAVRYRPAESQSLVGGDWYDSVVLPDNKILISVGDVAGHGIQAATGMVILRNALRGLAVTGAGPAQLLTWLNRVAHHLTGNLTATAVCGIYDPATRTLRWARAGHLPPVLVRRTHARPFPLTSGLLLGALPDVDFEEEEVQLESEDILLMYTDGLVERRDVSVTDSLSQLIAVASRPTDSLESRLDNLLTYSASDTDDDTCLIGIQVR is encoded by the coding sequence GTGTCTGATCCCACCGCCCGTGACAGCAACGGCGTCGAAAAGCCCCTCGGCGTGCTCCGGGCATCGACCCGACAGGAGCGCCAGGGTGGGCCGGCGGCTTCCCACACGGCGCAGCCCGGCGAGGTGGGTCGCTTGGCCGCGACGGTCGAGCGGCTGCGCCAAGAGGCCCTCCAGGCTCAGGAAGCCGCCGACGGACGTGCGCTGATCGAGCTGGCCAAGGGCATCCTCGTGGGGCGTCTGGGATGCGGACCCGGTGAGGCCTCCCGTCAGCTCACCAAGCTGGCTGAACAGGCGAACACCCCCGTCCTCGCCCTGGCGATCGACATCATCAACGAGTCCTCGCGCGACCGCGTCAGCGAGGTCGCGCAGGAGTTCCTGAAGGCTGCCGACGGTGAGCCCGCAACCGCCGGCGAGACGGCACCGGCGGTTCGGCTGCGGGCCGTCGAAAGCCGCATGCTCGCCGCCACCGACGCGCAAGCCGTCGCCGCCGCCCTGCTGGAGAACGCGCTCGCGGCTCTGGGCGCCAACGGGGTCGCCATCTGGTCCGTGGGGCCGGACTCCTCACTCACTCTGGCAGGCCAGGCGGGGTTCACGGCGGAAGACGCCGACCGCTGGAGGTACGTGCCACCGGAGGTGTCCACGTGCGCCCGACTGGCGGTGAGGAGCCGAGACCTGACGGTCGTGGACTGTCTCGCCGATTCGGGCATCCCCACCATCGGCCGGCGCCAGCACCCGGAGGGCGGACGTGTCATGGTCCCCGCCGGGACCGGCGGACGCATCCTCGGCGTACTGGAGATGAGCTGGCCGGGGTCTCTCCCGCCGCAGTCGGCCCCCCTCCTGCGCCAGCTGGAAGCCCTGGCCGAACTGTGCGCCCACACCCTGGAAGAACAGGGCCCCAGCACCGCACTCGTGGCCCCCGACGCGGCACATCACGCGGGCGTGGCGGAACTGACGGACCTGGCAGAGCAGTTGGACGACCCGGTGCTGGTCCTCACCCCCAGCCTGGATCGGACCGGACAGCTGGCCGACTTCCGCATCCACCACGCCAACGTCCGCTTCGCCGACCCCGCCGGACGCCCCAGCTCGATGGTGACCGGCACCCACTTCCTGGAGGCCTATCCCATGGCCGCCGAGGACAGCGGGCTCTTCTCCATGCTGGAACGCGTGTACGCCACGGGGGAACCCTGCCAAGCACCGCGCACCCCGTTGACGGCCATCGTCGACGAGGTCCCGCTCACCACGGTCGCCGACGTCAGGATCAGCCGGCACGGTTCGGCCCTGCTCCTGATCTGGAAGATCGAGGACGAGACCGCTCGGCTCGCCGCCCTGCTCCAGCACGCGCAGCGCCTGGGCCGTGTCGGCGGTTTCGAGGAGCACAGCACCACGGGTGAGATCAGCTGGAACGGACAGCTCTTCGCCTTGTTCGGGATGCCGCCGACGGCCTCCCCGGTCCCCCTGCGGGAACTGACCAGCCGCGTCCACCCCCATGACGTCAACTCGGTCGGCCGATTCCTGCGAACCCTCCTGTACAACCTGCGGGAGTCCTCGGTCGATTTCAGGCTCCACCGCGCCGACGGCATCGTCCGTCACATCCGCATGGTGGCGGAGCCCGTTCTGGACAACCACGGGCATCTGCTCTCCGTGCGGGGGGCCTGCCAGGACATCTCCTCCCAGCATTGGACCGAGGTCGCGCTGGCGGCCACCCGAGACCAGCTGGCCGACAGCGAAGCCGAGTCCGCGGACCGCACCAAGCTCGCCCTGCAACTCCAACAGGCCATCATGCCGCCCGCACCGGCCCCGTTGGAGGTCCCCGGCATCCGCATCGCCGTACGCTACCGCCCGGCCGAATCGCAGTCCCTCGTCGGTGGCGACTGGTACGACTCCGTGGTCCTGCCGGACAACAAGATCCTCATCAGCGTCGGTGACGTGGCCGGTCACGGCATCCAAGCGGCCACCGGCATGGTCATCCTCCGCAACGCCCTGCGAGGCCTGGCCGTCACCGGCGCCGGCCCTGCGCAACTGCTCACCTGGCTGAACAGGGTTGCCCACCACCTCACCGGCAACCTCACCGCAACCGCCGTCTGCGGGATCTACGACCCGGCCACCCGCACCCTGCGCTGGGCCCGCGCCGGCCACCTGCCGCCCGTCCTCGTCAGACGGACGCACGCCCGTCCCTTCCCGCTGACCTCGGGCCTCCTCCTCGGAGCGCTGCCCGACGTGGACTTCGAGGAGGAAGAAGTGCAGCTGGAGTCCGAGGACATCCTCCTCATGTACACCGACGGCCTCGTCGAGCGCCGGGACGTCTCCGTCACGGACTCCCTCTCGCAGCTCATCGCCGTGGCCTCCCGGCCCACAGACTCGCTCGAAAGTCGTCTCGACAACCTGCTGACCTACAGCGCTTCCGACACCGATGACGACACCTGCCTCATTGGCATACAGGTGCGTTGA